Genomic window (Pradoshia sp. D12):
ACTTTCGCAATAGAACAATTTGGCCGATATGATACGAATCGTGCATCATGATATTGCTGAGTAAACGCTCAATAGAGTACCTGTTAGCTGCATACAAAGTTTTTAGCTTTTCATCCTCAAGGTCCGCCGCAATGACCGTTTTTAATTTACTCATGACTTCATTAAGGCGCTGCACTGTCTGGGCCCATCTGATTTCGTCTTCTGGATCCCCTGGATTTCCAAAGGTTTCTTCATTGTTTTCTGGCTTATGCGGATTCTCAGTTCCCTTAATTCGGTGGATTACATCTTCATTCCAAAATATCAAGTGATTGACAATTTGCCAAATCGAATTGCTGTTTTCCGAACTTCTCCATGCCGCCTCAGCTGCAGTGACTCCATGAAGTGCCTGATTCATGGAAGCAAACCATTCATTCTCATGGCAGTGCATGTCGAGTTGTTCTAAAAACACTTTAGTTACAACTTGCATACAACCAATCTCCTCTCTGTTTGGGATAATTTAAAGTAAAAATCTGACAATAATAATCCTATAATCTATTTAACAAAAAGCCACTCATACGCATAAAATAAC
Coding sequences:
- a CDS encoding DinB family protein — translated: MQVVTKVFLEQLDMHCHENEWFASMNQALHGVTAAEAAWRSSENSNSIWQIVNHLIFWNEDVIHRIKGTENPHKPENNEETFGNPGDPEDEIRWAQTVQRLNEVMSKLKTVIAADLEDEKLKTLYAANRYSIERLLSNIMMHDSYHIGQIVLLRKLQSSWDSIW